The stretch of DNA TGCCGACGAAAGATGACATCGAGCGGTTATGCCGATCCCAAGCCACGAGGATGGAAACGGCGTGATGGCAGGAAGTCGGAAGCTCTGCTCTCGGCAGCGTGGGGTAAGTAGCCGGCTCAGTTGCCTTTAGCGGCTTGGGCTCGTAGCTGGGAGAGCACCTGCCTCGCTTCAGGAATGAAATCCGCACGCTGAAGGCTTTGCGCGAGATCCAGTGCCTTGGTGGCAAGGGCGATCGCTTCTTCATGTCGCCCATCGGCGCAGTAGCTTTTTGCGAGGCTCAGTCGGGCATTGACGGCCGCCGGTTCCCTGGCAATGACCTGACGCAACAGGGTCTCTCCCTTTTCTTTGTCCCCGCCCATGAACCCCGGGATACGAACCAGAACGGCCCCCCTGGCTGAGAGCGCATCCAGATGGTCAGGATCCAGCTCGAGGGTGCGGTTTAACTCCTTCATCATCCGCCGGAATCCAAAGAGCGAGGTCAGGCTTTCCCCGTCAATCCGCAGTTGCTCACCGAGGTTGCAGAAGAGCGCGAAGTGAGCATCGGGGGATAAGTCATCCTTTTCAATCGCCTGCTCTCCAAAGGCTTGCCCCTGCGCGAAATGTTGAACGCGCTCCGCACGCGTGTGAGCCTGACGGCCCAGCGCACATTCGTGCGTCGCATCGGCGGTGAGTTGTTGCGCCGAGGTGCCTGCGCGAGCCAACTCGGCAGCGAATAACAGGGTGATCGTAAGGCTAAGCGTGAGGCGAAGAGATTTCATGGAATGTCCGTGTCGATGTGTTGGCGGAAAATCAGCGGCAGATTCTACAGCAGGTGCACAGCGGAATTCCATCAGAGGGCACGGCGTGGATGAGGGGCATCAGGAGCGACTCGTGAGGCCGCTCTGGGCCCATGGTGTCAACGTACGAAAGGCTTCCAGCATGGAATGGTAGGGATAGGATGCGTTTCGCCCGCTTGGGTTGGGGAGTAAGACGATTTTTGAATCGTACAGCGTCGCCGGTTGCAGCCCCGGTTTTCGCCTTGTCTGGTTTGGTTCGTGCGGAAAGAGCGTGGGGTACAGTGTGATGCCCAGCAGGGCAACCACCTGGGGACGATACCGGCGAATCTTTCGCATAAGTGTGAGCCGGCCTGCCGCGTAATCTTTTGGTGTGAGACTGTCCATACTCGCTGTCGATCGACTCACCAGGTTGGTGAGGCCCAGCCCCCAGTCCGGAAGTCGCCCGTCGTCTCGGTAGCTCAATGGTTCCGGCACAAGGTTCGCCTCATAAATCAGTTTCCAAAACCGATTCGACGGTCCGGCATAGTGATGGCCAAGTTGGGCGGAGCGTGTCCCCGGATTGATGCCGACAAAGACGATGCTGAGTCCCGGTCGGAGATGGTCTGGCAAAGGAGATTGTTTTGGCATGGGCATGATGGTCGTGGAGAGGTACCTTGCGGCATCAATTGAATCGATCGATGAGGCGGTTTAGTAGCATCCAGACTATTCTGCCACAGAATCGAATTGTGCTTTCTGTAGCATTATGAGGTACTTTGAGGGACATGTCCGAAAAAACAATAGTTTATGGTTGTGCGTCCAGACGGCAAGAACTTTGCTTTATTAAGCATCCGTCGGTCGTTGGTAATCTCAAATCTAACAGGAGGGAAGTCAGAATGAAGAAGATGATGTTGACGGTGATGGCGGCTGCATTGTTGGTTGCGTTCAGCGCTCCTTCGTTCGCCGGTGACGACAAGAAGAAGGAAGAGAAGAAGGGCGGCCACTTCTCCCAGACCCTCTTCGGCGAAGAGAAGAAGAAGGACGAGAAGAAGGGTGGACACTTGTCCCAGACCGTGTTCGGCGAAGAGAAGAAGAAGGACGAGAAAAAGGGCGGCCACTAAAAACAACACCGTTTTCGGCGAGGCTAGCTGGCTTGAGAGGTCTCCCATTTCCAAGGTGGGAGACCTCTTCGGTCTTCTACCGGTGTCGTTCCTGCCGAATATAGACTGCTTGTAGCCCGACGATCGTTTTTCCGTCCCGAATGGTTCCATCCTCAATTTTCGAAATGGCCTCGCGAAGAGGCATTTCCACTACTTCCAGAACTTCGTCCTCATCCAGATTCTGCGTGCCGATCGTCAGGCCTGTGGCAAGGTAGATGTGGATGACTTCATCCGCAAATCCCGGCGCCGTGAAAATGCTGGAGAGGAGTTCAAAGCGACCGGCCTTGTAGCCGATCTCTTCTTCAAGTTCGCGGGCCGCACAGTCGAGTGGGTCTTCTTTCGGATGTAGTTTCCCCGCGGGTATTTCGTAAATAAATCCGTTCGCGGCATGACGAAATTGACGGATCAGCACGACCGTTCCATCTTCTTTGAGGGGAACGACGGCAGAGGCACCGGGGTGGCGGATGACTTCGAGATCGATCGTGTGGCCGTTCGGCAGACGCACCGTATCGACGTTGAGCGTGACTACTGTGCCTTTGTAGATCGGTTTGACCATGCGTTACGGTGTGCCTGAAGGTTTCTTGTAAAATGGTGGCTTCACGACAACGGCGGGGTAAGCCTTGCCTCGAATATCGATCAGAATGGAGGATCCCGGCTGGGCCACAGCCGGCGTGACATACCCCATGCCGATCCCCTTTTGCAGCAAGGGTGACAAGTTTCCACTGGTGACGTCGCCGATCTCGGGATGGGGAGCCTGCGCGCTCAGAATCTTGAACCCATGCCGCGGTACGGCCTTTTCGATGAGTTCAAACGCCACGAGCCGTCGTGTTGCTCCGCGTGATTGTTGGGCAAGTAATTCAGTCCGGCCGATGAAGTCTCCCTTATCGAATTTCACCACCCAATCAGCCCCGGCCTCGATGGGAGTGGTCTCCTCGTTCATGTCGTTGCCATAGAGCAGGTAGGCCATTTCAAGCCGGAGCAAATCGCGAGCGCCTAACCCTGTCGGCTTGATGCCGAGTGGACGTCCCGCTTCGAGGAGCTGAGCCCAAACCTTCGGCGCTCCCTCTGCCGGAAGATACAACTCATATCCCAATTCGCCGGTATATCCGGTCCGTGTCACCAAGGTTGCGTGGCCGCAAAGGGTGGTGTCTAGGCACTGACGAATTTTCAGTGCCGCGAGGTCTGCCAGGCCGGCGGCTGTCAGGATGTCACGTGAGGCTGGACCCTGGATCGCGATCTGCGCAAGGGAGGCTGACTGGTCCTGGACTTTGCAGCCTTGGGCCTGCGCCACCTTCTCATGCAACCACGCCACAATCTTTTCCCGGTTTGAGGCGTTCACGCAAACCAGAAACTCATAGGGCTTCACATGGTAGACGAAGATGTCGTCTTTGATGCCGCCGTTCGAAGCGCAGATCATGGAGTAGTGCGATTGACGCACAGAGAGTTTCGACACATCGTTGGTGGTGATGCGCTGCAAAAACGCCAACGAGCCCGGTCCGGTGACGCGGATGCGCCCCATATGACTCACATCGAACAGTCCGGCATGCCGGCGGACGGTCTGGTATTCGTCCACCACGCCGGAATATTGGATGGGCATTTCCCAGCCTGCAAAGTCGACTAGCTTGCCTTGAGCTTTGCGATGGGCATCGATCAGGGGTGTCTGTTTCATCAGGTGTATCTACCGTCCAAGGTGGTGAGTGAATGTCGACGTCTGTGCAGCGGCCCTACCGGACTTCCAGCAGTTCCACGTCGAAGACGAGCGTGGCATTGGGTGGGATCACACCGCCGGCTCCACGCGCTCCGTATCCAAGTTGCGAGGGAATCGTCAGTTTCCGTTTTCCGCCGACTTTCATGCCCGCGACGCCTTCATCCCATCCCTTGATGACCCTGCCGGCTCCGAGTGGAAAGGAAAACGGCTCCTTGCGGTCGACGGAACTATCGAACTTCGTTCCATTCGTGAGCCAGCCGGTATAGTGCACGCTCACCTGGTTTCCCGCGGTGGCCTCACGGCCTGTGCCCGCCAC from Nitrospira sp. encodes:
- a CDS encoding mismatch-specific DNA-glycosylase, translating into MPKQSPLPDHLRPGLSIVFVGINPGTRSAQLGHHYAGPSNRFWKLIYEANLVPEPLSYRDDGRLPDWGLGLTNLVSRSTASMDSLTPKDYAAGRLTLMRKIRRYRPQVVALLGITLYPTLFPHEPNQTRRKPGLQPATLYDSKIVLLPNPSGRNASYPYHSMLEAFRTLTPWAQSGLTSRS
- a CDS encoding NUDIX hydrolase, producing the protein MVKPIYKGTVVTLNVDTVRLPNGHTIDLEVIRHPGASAVVPLKEDGTVVLIRQFRHAANGFIYEIPAGKLHPKEDPLDCAARELEEEIGYKAGRFELLSSIFTAPGFADEVIHIYLATGLTIGTQNLDEDEVLEVVEMPLREAISKIEDGTIRDGKTIVGLQAVYIRQERHR
- the gcvT gene encoding glycine cleavage system aminomethyltransferase GcvT, which produces MKQTPLIDAHRKAQGKLVDFAGWEMPIQYSGVVDEYQTVRRHAGLFDVSHMGRIRVTGPGSLAFLQRITTNDVSKLSVRQSHYSMICASNGGIKDDIFVYHVKPYEFLVCVNASNREKIVAWLHEKVAQAQGCKVQDQSASLAQIAIQGPASRDILTAAGLADLAALKIRQCLDTTLCGHATLVTRTGYTGELGYELYLPAEGAPKVWAQLLEAGRPLGIKPTGLGARDLLRLEMAYLLYGNDMNEETTPIEAGADWVVKFDKGDFIGRTELLAQQSRGATRRLVAFELIEKAVPRHGFKILSAQAPHPEIGDVTSGNLSPLLQKGIGMGYVTPAVAQPGSSILIDIRGKAYPAVVVKPPFYKKPSGTP
- a CDS encoding FKBP-type peptidyl-prolyl cis-trans isomerase, with product MAESEQTAPTPEITTDSGLKYVDLVAGTGREATAGNQVSVHYTGWLTNGTKFDSSVDRKEPFSFPLGAGRVIKGWDEGVAGMKVGGKRKLTIPSQLGYGARGAGGVIPPNATLVFDVELLEVR